A genomic stretch from Pyxidicoccus xibeiensis includes:
- a CDS encoding phage tail protein, with amino-acid sequence MIGETPLGGFRFIVSLDPSDAHLPPAQALLVPLVAAGGFQECRGLSADLEVLAHPEGGLNDYVHQLPVRHTWGRISLKRGLVRDQAMWGWYQAGLRRSLGARRDGAVIALNEAGLPAMAWTFRGGLAVKWSGPEFAALNAAVAVEGLEIAHQGIEQIVLLPPLPGL; translated from the coding sequence ATGATTGGAGAGACGCCACTGGGCGGCTTCCGCTTCATCGTCAGCCTGGACCCTTCGGACGCGCACCTGCCACCGGCCCAGGCGCTGCTCGTCCCGCTGGTGGCGGCCGGAGGCTTCCAGGAATGCCGGGGCCTGAGCGCGGACCTGGAGGTGCTCGCGCACCCCGAGGGCGGGCTCAACGACTACGTGCACCAGCTCCCCGTGCGCCACACATGGGGCCGCATCTCCCTCAAGCGCGGGCTGGTGCGGGACCAGGCGATGTGGGGCTGGTACCAGGCCGGGCTGCGGCGCTCCCTGGGCGCTCGGAGGGACGGCGCCGTCATCGCCCTGAATGAGGCGGGGCTGCCCGCCATGGCGTGGACGTTCCGCGGCGGGCTGGCCGTCAAGTGGAGCGGCCCGGAGTTCGCGGCGCTCAACGCCGCCGTGGCCGTGGAGGGGCTGGAAATCGCCCACCAGGGCATCGAGCAGATCGTGCTGCTGCCCCCGTTGCCGGGGCTGTGA